The genome window GGCAGGCCGAGGAGCTTGCCGCAGAAGTGGTCCTCGAGCCCTGCCCGGACGACCTGCTTGCCGTCGTAGAGGTACTCCGGCCCGATGAACCCGACGACGGTGTTGACCAGCAGCGGGTCGAAGTGGCGGGCGACGCCGTAGGCCCGGCACTCGAGCGTCTGCTGGTCCACGGCCATCTCGTCGACGCCGCGGTGGGCGTCGGCCGACAGCGCCGAGCCCTGCCCGGTCTCGAAGTACGTGACGTTGCGGCCCACCGTGCCGCGGCCCAGCGCCTCCGCCCCGGCCTTGGCCTCGGCGAGCAATTCGAGGGTGACCCCGAAGCCGCGGTTGGCCGGCTGCGTCCCGGCCACGGACTGGAACACGAGGTCGACCGGGGCGCCCGCCTCGAGCACCCGCAGCGTGGTGGTGACGTGGGCGAGCACGCAGGACTGGGTGGGGATCTCGTAGCGGCTGATGACGTCGTCGAGCAGGTGGAGCAGCCGGGTGGTCGCCGCGGGGGAGTCGGTGGCGGGGTTGATGCCGACCACGGCGTCCCCGCTGCCGTGGAGCAGGCCGTCGAGCAGCGAGGCGGTGACGCCGGCGGGGTCGTCGGTCGGGTGGTTGGGCTGCAGCCGGCTGGCCAGCGTGCCGGGCAGCCCGAGCGTGCTCCGCATCCCGGTGACGACGCGCGCCCGCCGCCCGACCGCGACCAGGTCGGCGTTGCGCATGAGCTTGGACACCGCGGCGACCATCTCCGGGGTGAGCCCGCGCGCCAGCCCGGTGACCGCCGCCTCGTCGCCCGCCGCGGCCCGGTCGAGCAGCCAGTCCCGGAACCCGCCGACGGTGAGGTGGGCGACCGGGGCGAAGGCCACCGGGTCGTGGGTGTCCATGATCAGCCGGGTGACGTCGTCCTCCTCGTAGCCGACGACCTGCTCGGACAGGAACGTCGTCAGCGGCAGGTCCGCCAGCACCACCTGCGCCGCCACCCGCTCGGCGGCCGAGCCGGCCGCGCAGCCGGCGAGCACGTCGCCGGAGCGCAGCGGCGTCGCCTTGGCCATGAGGTCGACGAGGCCGCGGAACTCCCACGTCGTGCCGGCCAGCGTGGTGCGGCGGACCGTCACCGCAGGTCCACCTCGGCCGCGGCGAGGGCGGCGAACTCCTCCTCCGGTGCGGCGGCGACCAGGTGGTGGCGGCTGTACAGGCCGAAGTAGGCCAGGAAGCCGGCGTAGACGACCAGGGTGAGCAGCGCGGCGCGGGAGTCGACGATGAAGGTCGCCACCACGGCCGCGGCGGCCAGGACCAGGGCGACGCCGGTCGTCCCGGTGCCGCCGGGGGTGCGGTACGGCCGCTCGAGGTCGGGCTCGCGGCGGCGCAGGACGATGTGGCTCACCATCATGAGCACGTACGACACGGTGGCGCCGAAGACGGCCATGTTGAGCAGCATGGCCCCCTGGCCGGTGAGCGAAAGCAGGAAGCCGACGGCGCCGGGGACGAGCAGGGCGAGCACCGGGGCCTTCCGGGCGTTGGTCACCGACAGCGCCCGCGGCAGGTAGCCGGCGCGGGACAGCGCGAAGGTCTGCCGGGAGTAGGCGTAGACGATGCCGAAGAAGCTCGCGACCAGGCCCACCAGGCCCGCGTAGTTGACCAGGGTGACCAGCCACGACGGCAGCCCGGCCGCGGCGAGCGCGTCGACCGGCGGGTTGCCCGAGGAGGCCATGGCCTGCGCGCCCCCGGCGCCGGGGGTGACGACGAGCATGAGGAGGGCGAGCACGACGAGCAGCCCCATCGCGGCGAGGATGCCGCGCGGCATGGACCGGGCCGGGTCCTTGGCCTCCTCCGCGGCGAGCGGCACCGACTCCACCGCGAGGAAGAACCAGATGGCGAACGGGAACGCCGCCCAGACCCCGAGCACGCCGTTCGGGAACAGCGCGTTCGCCCCGGCGGCGTCGGAGACGGGGATGTCGGTGAGGTTGGCCGCGTCGAAGGCCGGCACGGCGGCGACGAGGAACACCACCAGGCCGAGCACGGCGACGACCGCGACGGCGAGCATGACCGTGAGCGCCTCGCCGACGCCGAGCAGGTGGATGCCGACGAACAGCGCGTAGACGGCCAGGTACACCCACCAGCCGTCGGTGATGCCGAACAGCCCCAGCGCCTCGACGTAGGCGCCGACGAACGTGGCGATGGCCGCCGGGGCGATGGCGTACTCGACGAGCACGGCGATCCCGGTGGCGTACCCGCCCCACGGGCCCAGCGCCCGCCGGGCGAAGGTGTAGCCGCCGCCCGCGGTCGGCAGGGCCGAGCCCATCTCCGCCAGGCCGAGCACCATGCACGAGTACATGACGGCCATGAGGACGGTGGCCACGAGCAGCCCGCCGAAGCCGCCCTCGGCCAGGCCGAAGTTCCAGCCCGCGTAGTCGCCGGAGATCACCGCGGACACGCCCACCCCGGCCAGCAGCACCCAGCCGGCCGTGCCGGTGCGCAGCTGCCGCCGGGCGAGGTAGCCGTCGGTGTCGGTCGTGCCGCCGGGCGCGGCGCCACCGGGGCCGTGGTCGGCGGCTGCCGGTCCCGCGGGCGCCCCCACGACGCTGAGGCCGGGTCCGGCGGTCGGGGGTGCGGTCGTCTTCTCGCTCATGGCGGGGTCCCTCGCTCGGCAGGCCCCGGGATGCGGGGGCGCGCCGATCCTCGGCCCGCCGGTGGCCGGGCCCGTGTCCGCCGTGTTGCGCCGGCGTGAACTGTGCCCCGCGGACCTGGGATGCTCCCCGGGTGCGAGAGGTGCAGATCACCGGGGACTCCATCCGGCTCGGCCAGCTGCTCAAGCTGGCCGACGCGGTCGACGCCGGCAGCGACGTCAAGCAGCTGCTCGCGACCGGAGAGGTGACCGTCAACGGCGAGGTCGAGACCCGCCGCGGCCGGCAGCTCGCCCGCGGCGACGAGGTCTCCACCCGCGCCGAGGACCTCAAGGTCGTCTGACCCGGTCGCCCTCGGCCCACGCCTCCTGACGGCCGCGCGCCGCCGGGACGGCGGTCCCGGTAGGGGCGGGTCCCGCCGGGGCCCGCGACCTTGCACCGATGCGTGGTCCGAGGGGTGTCGGACCGTGCATCACCGCAACCTCGGCGGACCGACGGACCGCCCGACGGACGCACGTTCCCCCCACGCACGGACGGCCGCCCCCGGAGGGACGGCCGTCGGTCGTGCAGGGTCGTGCAGGCGGCCGGCCTGCGGCCGCGGGTGCCTCAGGCGCGGGCGGGCTCGCGGTCGCGCAGGTCCACCGGTCCGGCGTCGGGCGTGCCGGGGGTGACGCCGTCGGTGACGACGGCCGCGGGAGAGGTCTCGACGTCCTCGTCCGCGAACGGGTCCGCGGCGTTGGCGGCGGTGTACCGGTCGACGTCGAGGATGCCCTCGCGCTTGGCGACGATGGTCGGGACCAGCGCCTGGCCCGCGACGTTGACCGCGGTGCGGCCCATGTCGAGGATCGGGTCGACGGCCAGCAGCAGGCCGACACCCTCCAGGGGCAGGCCCAGCGTGGACAGCGTGAGGGTGAGCATGACGACCGCGCCGGTGAGCCCCGCGGTCGCGGCGGAGCCGACGACGGAGACGAAGGCGATCAGCAGGTAGTCGGTCAGGCCGAGGTCCACCCCGAAGAACTGGGCGACGAAGATCGCGGCGAGCGCCGGGTAGATCGCGGCGCAGCCGTCCATCTTGGTCGTGGCGCCCAGCGGCACCGCGAAGCCGGCGTAGGCGCGCGGGACGCCGAGGTTCTGGACGGTGACGCGCTCGGTGACCGGCAGGGTGCCGATGGACGAGCGGGAGACGAAGGCCAGCTGGATGGCCGGCCAGGCACCCGCGAAGTAGCGCAGCGGGTTGAGGCCGTGGGCGCGCAGCAGCACCGGGTACAGGACGAACAGGACCAGCGCGAGGCCGACGTAGACCGCGACGACGAAGGTGCCGAGCGGGGCGAGGGCGTCCCAGCCGTACTGGGCGACCGCGTTGCCGAGCAGGCCGACGGTGCCGATCGGGGACAGCCGGATGACCCACCACAGGACCTTCTGCACGATCGCCAGGGCGGAGCGGGCGAAGCCGAGGAACGGCTCGGCGGCGGGGCCGACCTTGAGGGCGGCGACGCCGACGGCGATGGCCACGACGATGATCTGCAGGACGTTGAACGACAGGCCGGTGGAGAAGACGCCCGCCTCGTCCGACGACGTGGAGGCCTCCAGGCCCAGGACGTTCGCCGGCACGATGCCGGTGAGGAAGTCCAGCCAGGAGCCGCTGCGGCCGGGGTCGGCGGCGGCGGAGGAGTCCACCGAGGTGTTGAGGCCCGGGTCGGTCAGCAGGCCCAGGCCGATGCCGATGCCGACGGAGACCAGCGCGGTGATGGCGAACCACAGCAGGGTCTGCCCGGCCAGGCGGGCCGCGTTGGTGACCTGCCGGAGGTTGGCGATGCTGGCGACGATGGCCAGGAACACCAGCGGCGGGACGATGGCGCGCAGCAGGGCGACGAACGACGAGCCGACGGTCGCGAGCGTCGTCGCGAGCCAGTTGTCGGGAGGGGTACCAGGTCCCATCTCGCGCGCGACGAGGCCGAGCACCACGCCGAGGACGAGACCGATGAGGACCTGCGCGCCGAACGGGACGCGCGGGAGCGACTTCAGCACAGGGTGTGCCTTCCGGGACGGGGGAGCGCGGGCTCCCCGGTGGACGTGCGGAGGGGACGACCAGGCCCGTCTGCGGGCGGTCGGAGGTGCCGGGCAGGTGTCGCTCAGGGGCGACAGGCGCTGCTCGCGGTCCTCTCCAGGTCGACGTGCAGGCGCTCCGTGAGGTCCCAGAGGTTGCCGGTCACGCCACCGGGTGCCGTCGCCCGACCACGCGCGGTGAGCGCGGGGTCGCAGGGCAGGACGGGGGTCACGCCGGTGCGAACCGGGCCCCCCCGGCACCTATTCCCGCCCGTCGCCTGTCGTCGGCGCCCGTCCGGTGGACCGCCCCCCCGCGCACCGCCCGTTCGCGGACCGGGCCCGGGGTCCGGCATCATGGCCCCTCGCCGCCTCGGGCGGCGGACGACGACGTGGCCCCGGGCGGGGCGGTGGGAGCAGCTGGTGACGGGGAGCCCCGTAGGTCGTCAGGGCACGGGCCCCTCGG of Aquipuribacter hungaricus contains these proteins:
- a CDS encoding dicarboxylate/amino acid:cation symporter; its protein translation is MLKSLPRVPFGAQVLIGLVLGVVLGLVAREMGPGTPPDNWLATTLATVGSSFVALLRAIVPPLVFLAIVASIANLRQVTNAARLAGQTLLWFAITALVSVGIGIGLGLLTDPGLNTSVDSSAAADPGRSGSWLDFLTGIVPANVLGLEASTSSDEAGVFSTGLSFNVLQIIVVAIAVGVAALKVGPAAEPFLGFARSALAIVQKVLWWVIRLSPIGTVGLLGNAVAQYGWDALAPLGTFVVAVYVGLALVLFVLYPVLLRAHGLNPLRYFAGAWPAIQLAFVSRSSIGTLPVTERVTVQNLGVPRAYAGFAVPLGATTKMDGCAAIYPALAAIFVAQFFGVDLGLTDYLLIAFVSVVGSAATAGLTGAVVMLTLTLSTLGLPLEGVGLLLAVDPILDMGRTAVNVAGQALVPTIVAKREGILDVDRYTAANAADPFADEDVETSPAAVVTDGVTPGTPDAGPVDLRDREPARA
- a CDS encoding ethanolamine ammonia-lyase subunit EutB; the protein is MTVRRTTLAGTTWEFRGLVDLMAKATPLRSGDVLAGCAAGSAAERVAAQVVLADLPLTTFLSEQVVGYEEDDVTRLIMDTHDPVAFAPVAHLTVGGFRDWLLDRAAAGDEAAVTGLARGLTPEMVAAVSKLMRNADLVAVGRRARVVTGMRSTLGLPGTLASRLQPNHPTDDPAGVTASLLDGLLHGSGDAVVGINPATDSPAATTRLLHLLDDVISRYEIPTQSCVLAHVTTTLRVLEAGAPVDLVFQSVAGTQPANRGFGVTLELLAEAKAGAEALGRGTVGRNVTYFETGQGSALSADAHRGVDEMAVDQQTLECRAYGVARHFDPLLVNTVVGFIGPEYLYDGKQVVRAGLEDHFCGKLLGLPMGVDVCYTNHTDVDGDDTDALLLLLGAAGCSFVIAVPGSDDVMLHYQSLSFQDVLTARQVLGLRPAPEFEAWLRRTGLMDDAGHVLPLPADAPAARALLASAAP
- the eat gene encoding ethanolamine permease — protein: MSEKTTAPPTAGPGLSVVGAPAGPAAADHGPGGAAPGGTTDTDGYLARRQLRTGTAGWVLLAGVGVSAVISGDYAGWNFGLAEGGFGGLLVATVLMAVMYSCMVLGLAEMGSALPTAGGGYTFARRALGPWGGYATGIAVLVEYAIAPAAIATFVGAYVEALGLFGITDGWWVYLAVYALFVGIHLLGVGEALTVMLAVAVVAVLGLVVFLVAAVPAFDAANLTDIPVSDAAGANALFPNGVLGVWAAFPFAIWFFLAVESVPLAAEEAKDPARSMPRGILAAMGLLVVLALLMLVVTPGAGGAQAMASSGNPPVDALAAAGLPSWLVTLVNYAGLVGLVASFFGIVYAYSRQTFALSRAGYLPRALSVTNARKAPVLALLVPGAVGFLLSLTGQGAMLLNMAVFGATVSYVLMMVSHIVLRRREPDLERPYRTPGGTGTTGVALVLAAAAVVATFIVDSRAALLTLVVYAGFLAYFGLYSRHHLVAAAPEEEFAALAAAEVDLR
- a CDS encoding RNA-binding S4 domain-containing protein; this encodes MREVQITGDSIRLGQLLKLADAVDAGSDVKQLLATGEVTVNGEVETRRGRQLARGDEVSTRAEDLKVV